A window of Plasmodium relictum strain SGS1 genome assembly, organelle: plastid:apicoplast genomic DNA:
GATATAAAAGATATAGAATAAAAATTACTAATTGAAAAATTTCCTTTTAAAATAGTTGAAGGATATTTCCAAGTAATAATTGAACCTATTTCTATTTGTATCCAATCTAATTTTGCATAATTTAAACATAATCCACGTTTAGTTGTAAAATTATATAAACCTCCATTACCTAAATAATCACCTCTATACCAATTTTGTAAAGTATAATATTTAACATAACTATTATTTTTTACAATTATTTCTACAATAGCTACATGTAATTGAGATTCTTTATAAATAGGAGCTATACATCCTTCTAAATATATTATAGATGAATATTCATTTACAATTAATAAAGTACGTTCAAATTGTGCAAAATCTGAAGAATTAGTTTTAAAATAAGTTGATAAATTAAAAGTACATTTTATATATTTTGGAATATAACAAAAAGATCCTTCACTAAAAATAATTGAATTTATATTTGCAAAAAAATTATCTTTATAAGAAACAACTGTACCCAAATATTTTTTTATCAATAAAGGATATTTATATATAACATCAAATAAAGGTAAAAAAATTATACCTAATTTTTTTAAATAATATTGTGTTGTATTTAATATTGATATACTATCAAAAATTACATCTATAGAATTATTTTTTATTGTAATAATATTTAAAAATTTTATATTTAAATTTTTCTTTAAATAATTTATTAAATTATTATCTTTTAAAATAGAAGAATAATAAATTATATTATCATAATTTATATTAGGACAATCAAAAAAACTCCAATCAGGAAATTTTAATATATTTAATATTTTTAAGGAATATATTTTAAATTTATATATAAAAGAATATAAAAAAATATTATTAGATAAATTTTTAATTAAATTTTTATTTAATCCATTTCTTATTAAATACAAATTTATTTTATTTTTATATTGATATTTATAATTTA
This region includes:
- the sufB gene encoding FeS cluster assembly protein SufB, putative, which codes for MKLKNLLNIYNLNYKYQYKNKINLYLIRNGLNKNLIKNLSNNIFLYSFIYKFKIYSLKILNILKFPDWSFFDCPNINYDNIIYYSSILKDNNLINYLKKNLNIKFLNIITIKNNSIDVIFDSISILNTTQYYLKKLGIIFLPLFDVIYKYPLLIKKYLGTVVSYKDNFFANINSIIFSEGSFCYIPKYIKCTFNLSTYFKTNSSDFAQFERTLLIVNEYSSIIYLEGCIAPIYKESQLHVAIVEIIVKNNSYVKYYTLQNWYRGDYLGNGGLYNFTTKRGLCLNYAKLDWIQIEIGSIITWKYPSTILKGNFSISNFYSISFISCMQIADTGSKMYHIGSNTKSYIISKSISLNNSLNIFRGLVYIKPLSYKSYNYTECSSLIFGNNSLTVTIPYIKNYNNTSIIKQEAFISKIEIIYLFLLMQRGLNISESISLLVIGFCSDIYNKLPFEFNLEIPLLFSLKLKDIFS